The Rattus norvegicus strain BN/NHsdMcwi chromosome 2, GRCr8, whole genome shotgun sequence nucleotide sequence AATCTTCctcaagaaaaacaaaggagagaaaggaaagatctTTAAATGGTTGTCTCTGTAGAAAGCCTGGGTCACACCAATTACCTGTCCAGCTGAAGCCAAGGTGATCTGCAATGTAAGCCAGCCTCTCTTCCATCCGCTCCTGCTCATCCTGGGGATCTATAGAAGGTTAAAAATAGAATGGCCAAAGAGTGTCTGGGACAGAAGGGGAACCATAGTACTGATCATCCAAGAAAGGAAGTCACTCGGTCAAATATCTGATAGTCACACAAATCAGCTATCATGGCTTAGGTCATATGAAGTGGTGTGTTTTCTGATTCTGGGATAAAAAGGGAATGAATCCCATGTGGTGATTTGTTGAAACCATCTGCTTCCATATCCCTTTAATGAAGACTTGTAACTGAACAGAGTGTCTAGTTATCTCAGGACTTTCCTTTTGTGATtgtgaaggagaagaggaggaggaagacaaggagaaggaggaaaaggaagaggaggaggaggaaaagaagaagaagaagaagaagaagaagaagaagaagaagaagaagaagaagaagaagaagaagaagaagaagaagaagaagaagaagaggaagaggaagaagaagaagagaagaagaggaggaggaggaggaagaggaggaggaggaggaggaggagaaagtccACCAAAGCACACTCACTTGACATATGAAACACCAGAGAAACCACAGATGGGATACAGAAGTAGAGTAACTGGTTGGACTGTAGTACTCATGTCTATGGAGGTGACCATCACCACCACGTCCTACCTGAAGGAATGCACTAAGAATTATCTTATACCTGGACTTAATCTGAGGCCAGGAACAACAATGTCCTATTGACCTTTGGAAGAAGGCAGGGCAAAGGCACATGAGCTTTGTAGATCCTTGCCAGTGGGACATTTGCTTCTGAGGCAAAGGTTCTGGCTGTCTGTTTCTAAACAAAGTCATGGAGTACACACTCTCACAAACTAGAATTTATCCAATTCCCTTTTAACTGCTGTGGACTGCTGGGTAGCATGTGAAATTCTGCCACCCACATAGGGATAAGTCTTCATTTAGAGACAATGGAAGCCTGAAGGTTACCTCTCAAAGCCACCCATGGtttccttgtttaaaaaaaaaaattcaatcccAAGAGCCATCATTCCCTCACATCATGCAGAGTTTGAGATTTTGTTGTCTGCTGAATCTCACCTGAGTATTTCGCTGTTCATTTTTACCTCAGGTTTGTTGGACTAATTTGGTTCTCATGGATATCGGAAAGCTGACCTCTTCGAATTGAAAAACAGACCCACAATAATTAGAATGTCTGGATGTGAGAAATTGTTTTGAGTAAAGGGCCTCCTAATCATGACAAAGTTGGATGTACCGATTAAagtacacacaaaaaaattaaaaattagagcCAATTGGCCTTGTGCTGTGAAATCCACATTCTTGTGTGTAAAAGCAAATGTATTTAACTGGAGGCTAAGCCTGGAACATCAGAACAACAAAACTCAACGCTTGTATGGCTTTACGTGCAGCAGCCAAAGAAAAGCGAGGGCCCCCGTTGCTTGGTTACGTTTCTGGTTTGGATAAGCATTCTCATTACTCAATCTTGAGATTGTTTCATAGACAAGAATATACagaaaaagcacaaaacacaaaggGCTTACACAAACACATTAACCACTACAGAAAGCTTAAAGAAAATGAGACATAAATCacgaaataaaacaaacattaccAAAAAAAATCTATATCAAATTTATGACATGCGTAGCACAGGGATTCCCAGTGGCTGGCAAATACCTTCAGCTCGGTCATGGCCATTTTCATCAGGGATGCGTTCAATCATAGTCTCAATGGACTCATCCCAAATGGGCCTTGTGTCAAAGATGTCCTCAGGAGCTGAGTGCTCAGTGTCAACAGGTGGCAGATTCTCAATGACTGACACTTCCAGGGCACTGCTACTTTCGTCGTCTGAGGGTGGCTCTTGCTCCCTTTCTGACTGTGTAAGCCTGTCTACTAATTTGGAAGCCTCATCACTAATCTCCTCAAAGAATTCTATGGAGTTCCGGTAAAGGTCAAAGAAGTGCTCCCTACTCTCTCTTGTGGGGCTCGTGCCTGTCCTGCTGGAAGATGAGGTGCTTCTGCTCTTCACCGGCAGTCGGGATGCAAAGAGCTTTGGTTTTGTGGCCCCTTCTTCTGATTCTGACTCAAACCCCTCTGCCCTCTCCctgctctctgtttctgtctcaatgTAACTTCTGGCTTTCACTGGGCATTTGGTCTTAGCATCCAAGGAGCTAGCGTCTGATTCTGACTTGCTTCTACCATCTGGTCCTCGGCTTAACACGTCTTGTCCCTGGGGGACACCTGACTTCTGGAGAGATATGTCTGGATGGGAGGGGTGCCACTCAGTTCTTTGGGGGGGTGCTTTGATGGGGATTTTGGACTTTGGTTTTGCCCCATCCTCCTCACTCTCCCCATCCAGACCAGATGGGAAATCATCAGAAAATGCACTCTCATCCTCTGCAGATGGAGGGGCTGACACTGAAGTGGGGAGAGTCCTGATAGGAATCTGGGGTTTGATTTCAGCAGAAGGCACGTTTTCCATGGGTGCAGTAGGGATCTCAATCACAGACTTCTGTTCCTCGGGAGAAGAATCTGGGGACTCATCATCCCGATCCGAATAAACAGACCTAGTGACAGTGGAGAAGTCCAGCTGACCAACAGGTTCGGGGAAAGTAGGGCAAGATGTCTGCTTCACAGTGCTTAGAGAATCACTCCACTGCATGGTGGCGGGCTCCTCGGCCACTGTGGATACAGCCTCTTTGGTGGGTGTTTCTGTGGAAGCTGAAATTACCACTTTGGAGTCAAGGTCAGCATCCGAGGCGGGTAAATCCTCTATTTCCTCACTTACATCATCAGGAACTAATTCTCCTTCGTCATCCATTGCTTCTTTGGGTCCTGAGAGTTCCAGTGACTCACTAGTAGTCTCCGTCTGTGGAGGCTCAGCCCCAGTGGCCCCTTCCTTCAAGTCTTCAGAGATAGTCTCTTCATTGGAGTCTTGGCCGATTTGGAAGAAGTGCAAACTTTCATCCGCATAGGACCTTTTGGTCATATCAATAGCACCACTTCGGGTCATCTCAAACAGCTTTCCTTCCTGAAAGAGGAATGGATTTTGTTCACTTGTCGGGGTCCCCTCTTCAGTTGGAGTTCTAGCAGGGGTGGTATCAGGGGTGGTGCCCTGTGACTGTCTGTCTACCATCAAACCAAAtatcttctgctcttcctctttCACTCGAGCTTCAAAGGCTGCGTCATCTTCACGTATCTCGCTCCAAGAGTCAGCATCCACATCCGTTTTGGTGATGATGACTTTGCTTACTTGTTCACCAGTCACTACTGGTGCGTTTGGTGTCGTGGGTGCTACAGACAAGGGGGGCTCATCAGACTGCATTGGCCACAGAGCACTTTTTTGCTCACATTCAGTGTCTAGGTCATGGCCCTCACAATTAGATGCTTCACCTGAGTCCGTTCTACTAGAGGAGCTGGTCATTATGACATCCTCAGGAGAGGATCTGATAATAACAGAATACACTTCAGGTGAATGAACAACTGTAGGATGACAGGTATCTGTTTGGAAATTGCTGGGTTCACCAGAGAAAAAGGATGAGGAAGCAACATTTTCATAAGGGCTGGTGATTTGAGGATGAGAATTTTCATCAGTCTCGGCTATATCAGACACTGGACCGTCCATGGCAAACCTTTCTGTGTGAGTTGTAGTAGATGCCTCTTGAGTAGGACAGTCCTCTGACATGCTCTCCAAAACTGGGTCAGTTACTGTGACCTCTACTTTTACAGGGGAAGATGGAGAAGATATTTCTTTAGCTGATTCATTTTCTTCAGGTACCGCACAATGAGACGAAGAAGACAAGGACGAGTGTTCACTGGGAAGACTTGCTTGTGTAGACTCCACTCTGGAAGGATCAAACTCTCTTTCTTCAAGGTCACTTCCATGAGTATCCTGGAGAGCTAGTGAATCGTTATCAATGGCCAGGGGCTTATCAACATCATGACACTCTGGACTCTGAACTCCTAGGGAGACAGGAGTGGCTGAGTTGCTAGGACTCACAGCCTTACAACCATGGCCATCACAGGCTTCTAACTGAGGAGTCTCTCTGTTCAGGTCAGCATGAGACCCATCGGCACCATCAGCAGAATGAGTCTGACTGTCTTCAGCTAAGTGTGATTTGCAATCTTTGTCTTCTTCTGGGTTACCCGGGTCTTCTTTAACCTCCTCGTTCATCTTGAAAGTATATTGCTTGGGAACTATGGGCTGGAACTGTGCTTCTTCCGGGCTGGAATTAGAGTCTATGctggatgggaggggagatggaggtTGCACTCGAATAACTGGCTCTGTCAGAAGACCTGAGTCCGCACCTTTACTCAGCTGTGTCAGCTCAGGTTCACTCTCTGAGGAGGAAGAAGCCTTTCTGCTCTCTGAAGTCACCAAGACAGGGACGTCACTCTCACCCTCTGTGCTCCCCATCTGTTTCTGTTCGTCCACTTCTGCTGAACAGTCAGCATCGGGGTCCGAGGATGAGGAGGATTCATCTTGCCTGGGCTCTCTTTTGTAGTCCCTTTTTTGCTTTGCTTCTTGCTCAAGTTCATCAAACGTTTTAATTTTCGTTACCATTTTGAAcatttcctcttctggtgtgaaccTTTTTTTCTCCCCGTTTTCAGAGTCATCCTCCTCTGCACATTCATGAATCACAGCAGGTTTGGGTGTACTTGAATCTGAAGGTTTGGGTGTGACCTCATAACTAACTTCTTCAGAGCTGGGGGTGTCAGGGGAGAGGGGGCTTTTCCCTGAGCTCTCCATGAGTGATGTCTGCTCTAGACTGTCATCCTCAGCACTGCCATCGGGATCTCGAAGCAGCCGAGAACGCATGGAAGCCACTTCAGCAACAAGATCTGTTTTGGCAATAGCTGCAGGGAGAGGAAAGTGACTTGGGAGAATTCCTGCCTTCATTTTAGGCTCAACTGGGCTGCTTTCCAGGGAGTCCCTGCAAGGGGACTCTTTCAGGGGACTTGGTTCCAGAGAATCGGGAGTTTTGTGTGAGGAGTTATCTTCTAGCACAGGGCTGGCTTCCAGAGAGTCTTTGTGGCTGACTGCTAATGATTCATCAGCCATTGGGCTGAGGACCTCACTATCCCGGTTATGGAGAGGGAGTTCTAGCCCTTGGGGACTTCTAATGACTCCCTGGGGTTTTGGTTCTGTTCCCTCAACTGTCTTGACAGTAGCATCAGATGGTGGGAAGGCCTTTGTCACCTCTGAGGTAGCTAAGGATTCCTGAGTTTCACTTACTGCTTGTGTCTTACAAGCTGAACTAACAAGTGGGAGCTGACTGTCCCTGCAGGACCCTTCCTCAGTAAGTGCCTGGCATGTCTCATTTGCTAATGATACACTGTGGCTGCCAGGGCAGTCCTCTTGTTTGGAGCACACATCTTTGGGAGGGACTTGGGTAACCTCCTTCAGAACATGCTCTGAATCCCCAGGGACCCCAGCACCTTGTTTTTCAGAACTATCAGCAATGTCATTGGTTATAGGAAGCTCTTTTTCTGAATGAATGTCTGTGGGCGTTTCTACCTTGATAGTTTCCTTGGCCTCTCCAATTTGTTCCTTACTTTTCTTTGGTGAGAAAGAAAGACTCTCTGGACTTGTCTCAGGAGTTTCCGCTAGGCCCTCATGTTTGTAGCTCTCTTCTGAACTGATCTGAGGTGTGCCTTCCATCAAGCTGCCACAAGGTGAGCCCGCTATCACTTCCTGCTTCAGGCTTTCCGAACTGCCACCCAAAGCCCCACTCTGTAAAGACAGAGCTGGGAGGAACTCATCTTTCATGTAATCTAGTGGAAATGTCGTGTTGAAGGGACTCGTGATTACTTGGTCTAAATGAATCTGAGCCTTTTCTGTGTTCTCAGTGAGGCGGAATTGTTGGTATTTGTCATTGTCTTCTAACTCTTGCTTGATGACGTCAGAAAAGTCAGTGGAGGTTTTCCTGTCTGGGCTGATCTGGAGGTCCATGTCTTCCTGCTCATCCACAGTCTTCTCTTGAAGGGTCTCAGCCCCACGATGGCTTTCttctgctgctgccgccgccactGCCGCCGCCACCGGTGGAACTGCCTCGGGTGTTTTAATAACGGGGGTTCtctcaaacctttctctaaccgGATCTTCTGTCCTGAGCCCAACGGTGATGGTGGTAGAACGGAACCGTCTGGATTCCATGGCTCCCGTCACCTGGAATCTCTGGCCACGTTTGGCTGTCTGATTTTCTATTCTCTGGGTTTCTCTCTGGGTTACAGAgtggcctttttctttttctacccgACTTTTACTTTTGTCTTgtgactgtttttgttttgctgattTGTGCTCAAAGAGTCCTGTTTTGTGTTTAGATGGGTCCTGACCTGACTGGAAAGCTTTCATGAGCTCCCGGACAGACATTGTCTCCTCAATTCGTTCAGTTTTGGAGGTGGGCGATATGGGTGgctgtttttctgtctttcctggaGACACAGGTAGGTGCTTTTCATGTTTCCCAGTGGCAGACCCAGGTGCCTGCTTCTCCGGGGTTCTTATAGAAGGTGCACCGGGAGAGCGCTTTTCTGTTTTGCCAGGTGACACTGGAGGAtgtttctctgttcttccagatgaTGGCACAGGTGGACGTTTATCTGTTTTGCCTGAAGGTGACACAGGTGTGTGTCGTTCTGTTTTTATAGATGACACAGGGGAATGTCTTTCATTTTTGGTTGAGGGGGAACCAGGTGAATGTTTCTCGGGTTTACCAGAAAATACTGGTGAATGTCGTTCGGCTTTTGCTGAGGGCGACACAGGGGAGTGTTTCTCATTTTTGCTTGATGGTGACACTGGTGAGTGCCTTTCAGTTTTTGCAGAGGAAGTAAGGGAAGAGTGCCTTTCCATTTTAGAGGAAGGAGAGGACTTTGAAGAGGGCGACACAACTGGGTGTGTCCTGGGAGTGGTCTTTTTGGGCACATCCTCTTTGCCTTTGACTCTGACTGGCAACTTGCTTCGACCTTTCTGCTCATCCTCCACTCGCTTCTGAAGAGCCTTCACTTTGTCCTTTATGGAACCAATAGGAGTTTCTTCTATCAGAGGAGAGGTGGCCTTGGCAGTGGGAAGGGGTTCAGGGGCCAGGCCCCGGTCTTCATCTACTGACTCCTCTGAGCTACCTTTCTTAAGTTCAGTCTTTTCTTCGCTGCCTTGTGggctttcctctttctgtttctgtttctcttttagtTTCCGCCGCACTGGCTTCTTTATCACTAGGCTCGGTTTAACCTGCTTCTGAGCGCTCTGTTTCTCCTCTGCTGGGGAGGTCTTGCCTTTATTACTCTCAGAACTCTTGACAATGGCTGAAGCCTGGCTTGTCTCCCCTGACTTTTCTGGAGCTGTTTGTGGCTTCTTTTCATGAGTACCCGTGTATGAATTTAGGTCATCTGTGAGGTAGTTCACTAACCCAGTGGAGTCCTTCTCTACTTTGGTCTTGGTCTCTCTGTctactctgacctctacacatgggTGTTCAGCGATTTCTACCGGGGCATGCTGCTTGGCCTCTTCGATTTCCTCATCGCTGACAATAACCCATTCCTCCTCTAGCTCCCGCTCAGACTGAGAACTCCGCACACTGCCTTCGTCTCTCATGTACGTTCCACTTCTCAGGATCGCATTCACCTTCTCTAAGTCCTCTTTGACTCTCTCTACAATTTCAAAGGGCTCGCCTGGCTCTTCTTCACCAGCCTTTGCCAGCTCCTTCACTTTGATGGAACCTGCCTTATCAGACACATCTGTGGTCAAGATGGCCGTCATTTTGATCAAATCTTGTTTCATCTCAGAAACTTCAGAGAGCAAGTCCGGACTTGCTAAGACAGGAACTTCATTAACCAGATGGCTTTTCAGGACAGATGTTTCTGTCGACTCTGTCTCATCATCTTTGATGTGAATGAAAAACATTGAAagtaaaatggaaatcaaaaaagaTAGTGGCAAATGTAATCAGGACCAAAACAACACAGCGTCTTTtcctggtggtgggaggggcaacAGAATGGGCTGGGAATGGTGGATCCACAAGGTCTCAAGGAACAAGAGCAAAGCAAGGCTAACGGAAAAAATAACTGAAAAGGAAAATGAGCAGGAAATAACTTGCTTAATTTTCTCACTGtagcacattcatacatacaacaAAGCTATCACAAATACTCACgacatacataaaaaaatcacaaatcaaaAAGAAAGAGCGCAGTGAAATTACACAGAGGCATCTCAAGATTG carries:
- the Ank2 gene encoding ankyrin-2 isoform X24, giving the protein MAAQENHIDVVKYLLENGANQSTATEDGFTPLAVALQQGHNQAVAILLENDTKGKVRLPALHIAARKDDTKSAALLLQNDHNADVQSKMMVNRTTESGFTPLHIAAHYGNVNVATLLLNRGAAVDFTARNGITPLHVASKRGNTNMVKLLLDRGGQIDAKTRDGLTPLHCAARSGHDQVVELLLERGAPLLARTKNGLSPLHMAAQGDHVECVKHLLQHKAPVDDVTLDYLTALHVAAHCGHYRVTKLLLDKRANPNARALRGETALHMAARAGQVEVVRCLLRNGALVDARAREEQTPLHIASRLGKTEIVQLLLQHMAHPDAATTNGYTPLHISAREGQVDVASVLLEAGAAHSLATKKGFTPLHVAAKYGSLDVAKLLLQRRAAADSAGKNGLTPLHVAAHYDNQKVALLLLEKGASPHATAKNGYTPLHIAAKKNQMQIASTLLNYGAETNTVTKQGVTPLHLASQEGHTDMVTLLLEKGANIHMSTKSGLTSLHLAAQEDKVNVADILTKHGADQDAYTKLGYTPLIVACHYGNVKMVNFLLKQGANVNAKTKNGYTPLHQAAQQGHTHIINVLLQHGAKPNATTANGNTALAIAKRLGYISVVDTLKVVTEEVTTTTTTITEKHKLNVPETMTEVLDVSDEEGDDTVTGDGGEYLRPEDLKELGDDSLPSSQFLDGMNYLRYSLEGGRSDSLRSFSSDRSHTLSHASYLRDSAMIDDTVVIPSHQVSALAKEAERNSYRLSWGTENLDNVALSSSPIHSGRASPCLDRDNSRRCLPKRPCFLVSFMVDARGGAMRGCRHNGLRIIIPPRKCTAPTRVTCRLVKRHRLATMPPMVEGEGLASRLIEVGPSGAQFLGKLHLPTAPPPLNEGESLVSRILQLGPPGTKFLGPVIVEIPHFAALRGKERELVVLRSENGDSWKEHFCEYTEDELNEILNGMDEVLDSPEDLEKKRICRIITRDFPQYFAVVSRIKQDSNLIGPEGGVLSSTVVSQVQAVFPEGALTKRIRVGLQAQPMHSELVKKILGNKATFSPIVTLEPRRRKFHKPITMTIPVPKASSDVMLNGFGGDAPTLRLLCSITGGTTPAQWEDITGTTPLTFVNECVSFTTNVSARFWLIDCRQIQESVAFASQVYREIICVPYMAKFVVFAKSHDPIEARLRCFCMTDDKVDKTLEQQENFSEVARSRDVEVLEGKPIYVDCFGNLVPLTKSGQHHIFSFFAFKENRLPLFVKVRDTTQEPCGRLSFMKEPKSTRGLVHQAICNLNITLPIYAKESESDQEQEEEICMTSEKNDETESTETSVLKSHLVNEVPVLASPDLLSEVSEMKQDLIKMTAILTTDVSDKAGSIKVKELAKAGEEEPGEPFEIVERVKEDLEKVNAILRSGTYMRDEGSVRSSQSERELEEEWVIVSDEEIEEAKQHAPVEIAEHPCVEVRVDRETKTKVEKDSTGLVNYLTDDLNSYTGTHEKKPQTAPEKSGETSQASAIVKSSESNKGKTSPAEEKQSAQKQVKPSLVIKKPVRRKLKEKQKQKEESPQGSEEKTELKKGSSEESVDEDRGLAPEPLPTAKATSPLIEETPIGSIKDKVKALQKRVEDEQKGRSKLPVRVKGKEDVPKKTTPRTHPVVSPSSKSSPSSKMERHSSLTSSAKTERHSPVSPSSKNEKHSPVSPSAKAERHSPVFSGKPEKHSPGSPSTKNERHSPVSSIKTERHTPVSPSGKTDKRPPVPSSGRTEKHPPVSPGKTEKRSPGAPSIRTPEKQAPGSATGKHEKHLPVSPGKTEKQPPISPTSKTERIEETMSVRELMKAFQSGQDPSKHKTGLFEHKSAKQKQSQDKSKSRVEKEKGHSVTQRETQRIENQTAKRGQRFQVTGAMESRRFRSTTITVGLRTEDPVRERFERTPVIKTPEAVPPVAAAVAAAAAEESHRGAETLQEKTVDEQEDMDLQISPDRKTSTDFSDVIKQELEDNDKYQQFRLTENTEKAQIHLDQVITSPFNTTFPLDYMKDEFLPALSLQSGALGGSSESLKQEVIAGSPCGSLMEGTPQISSEESYKHEGLAETPETSPESLSFSPKKSKEQIGEAKETIKVETPTDIHSEKELPITNDIADSSEKQGAGVPGDSEHVLKEVTQVPPKDVCSKQEDCPGSHSVSLANETCQALTEEGSCRDSQLPLVSSACKTQAVSETQESLATSEVTKAFPPSDATVKTVEGTEPKPQGVIRSPQGLELPLHNRDSEVLSPMADESLAVSHKDSLEASPVLEDNSSHKTPDSLEPSPLKESPCRDSLESSPVEPKMKAGILPSHFPLPAAIAKTDLVAEVASMRSRLLRDPDGSAEDDSLEQTSLMESSGKSPLSPDTPSSEEVSYEVTPKPSDSSTPKPAVIHECAEEDDSENGEKKRFTPEEEMFKMVTKIKTFDELEQEAKQKRDYKREPRQDESSSSSDPDADCSAEVDEQKQMGSTEGESDVPVLVTSESRKASSSSESEPELTQLSKGADSGLLTEPVIRVQPPSPLPSSIDSNSSPEEAQFQPIVPKQYTFKMNEEVKEDPGNPEEDKDCKSHLAEDSQTHSADGADGSHADLNRETPQLEACDGHGCKAVSPSNSATPVSLGVQSPECHDVDKPLAIDNDSLALQDTHGSDLEEREFDPSRVESTQASLPSEHSSLSSSSHCAVPEENESAKEISSPSSPVKVEVTVTDPVLESMSEDCPTQEASTTTHTERFAMDGPVSDIAETDENSHPQITSPYENVASSSFFSGEPSNFQTDTCHPTVVHSPEVYSVIIRSSPEDVIMTSSSSRTDSGEASNCEGHDLDTECEQKSALWPMQSDEPPLSVAPTTPNAPVVTGEQVSKVIITKTDVDADSWSEIREDDAAFEARVKEEEQKIFGLMVDRQSQGTTPDTTPARTPTEEGTPTSEQNPFLFQEGKLFEMTRSGAIDMTKRSYADESLHFFQIGQDSNEETISEDLKEGATGAEPPQTETTSESLELSGPKEAMDDEGELVPDDVSEEIEDLPASDADLDSKVVISASTETPTKEAVSTVAEEPATMQWSDSLSTVKQTSCPTFPEPVGQLDFSTVTRSVYSDRDDESPDSSPEEQKSVIEIPTAPMENVPSAEIKPQIPIRTLPTSVSAPPSAEDESAFSDDFPSGLDGESEEDGAKPKSKIPIKAPPQRTEWHPSHPDISLQKSGVPQGQDVLSRGPDGRSKSESDASSLDAKTKCPVKARSYIETETESRERAEGFESESEEGATKPKLFASRLPVKSRSTSSSSRTGTSPTRESREHFFDLYRNSIEFFEEISDEASKLVDRLTQSEREQEPPSDDESSSALEVSVIENLPPVDTEHSAPEDIFDTRPIWDESIETMIERIPDENGHDRAEDPQDEQERMEERLAYIADHLGFSWTELARELDFTEEQIHQIRIENPNSLQDQSHALLKYWLERDGKHATDTVLIECLTKINRMDIVHLLETNTEPLQERMGRTYAEMEQTITLDHSEGFSVLPEELCAVKEKKEQEASKESESSDHPPMVSEEDISVGYSTFQDCIPKTEGDSPAAALSPQMHQESVQQDFSGKMQDQQEYYVTTPGAEVEDTQKATVIPDSLCKTPEDISTPPEEAKPCLQTPVAIEHASPIVQEPEEASEPKEESSPRKTSLVIVESTDDQPQVFEKLDGDAAFQKELTEELGELEASSDEEAMVTTRVVRRRVIIQGDDMPDIPPETVTEEEYVDENGHTVVKKVTRKIIRRYVSSDGTEKEEITMQGMPQEPVNIEDGDSYSKVIKRVVLKSDTQLSEVTLSEPSIVSGTSQFQAEPVEGRRVSKVVKTTMVHGERMEKSLGDSSLATDLPSAKEDFEEALGYTGSHMKVHLPSLVENEILKEDGSIIKRTTMSKARTQRRAVVKDQQGKCINLEHLEDVPGALDQDDLQRDLQQLLRHFCKENTKQEAK